One Deinococcus sp. LM3 genomic region harbors:
- a CDS encoding aminopeptidase, producing the protein MTSDTVGTGAGTGLERARAAYEAVRAQGLKLNMQRGQPADADFDLSNGLLGALGENETHMDGLDLRNYPGGVAGLPSARALFGAYLDLKPENMIVWNNASLELQGYVLTFALLHGLRGGKPWAGQSPKMIVTTPGYDRHFLLLETLGFELLTVDMQADGPDVDAIERLVAADPSVKGVLFVPTYSNPGGETISAGKARRLTALKAAAPDFTIFADDAYRVHHLSPDPAAQDKPVNLVALSRDGGFPDRAFVFASTSKVTFAGAGLGFLGSSEDNVKWLSKYLNAQSIGPNKVEQARHVKFLRDYPGGLEGLMAAHAALIEPKFRAVNEVLSEELGTDGAFATWKNPRGGYFISLDTAEPVADRVVALADAVGVSLTPAGATYPGGKDPHNSNIRLAPTRPPVEEVYVAMRAVAACVRLATEEYRARS; encoded by the coding sequence ATGACGAGCGACACGGTGGGAACAGGAGCGGGAACGGGACTGGAACGGGCGCGCGCGGCCTACGAGGCGGTGCGGGCGCAGGGCCTGAAACTGAACATGCAGCGCGGGCAGCCCGCCGACGCGGACTTCGACCTGAGTAACGGCCTGCTGGGCGCGCTGGGCGAGAACGAGACGCACATGGACGGCCTGGACCTGCGCAACTACCCGGGCGGCGTGGCGGGCCTGCCGTCCGCGCGGGCGCTGTTCGGCGCGTACCTGGACCTGAAGCCCGAGAACATGATCGTGTGGAACAACGCCAGCCTGGAACTCCAGGGCTACGTGCTGACCTTCGCGCTGCTGCATGGCCTGCGCGGCGGGAAGCCCTGGGCGGGTCAGTCGCCGAAGATGATCGTCACGACGCCCGGTTACGACCGGCACTTCCTGCTGCTGGAGACGCTGGGCTTCGAGCTCCTGACCGTGGACATGCAGGCCGACGGGCCGGACGTGGACGCCATCGAGCGGCTTGTGGCGGCTGACCCGTCCGTGAAGGGTGTGCTGTTCGTGCCGACGTACTCGAACCCGGGCGGCGAGACCATCAGCGCCGGGAAGGCCCGCCGCCTGACCGCGCTGAAGGCGGCCGCGCCGGACTTCACGATCTTCGCGGACGACGCGTACCGCGTGCATCACCTGTCGCCCGACCCGGCGGCGCAGGACAAGCCGGTGAACCTCGTGGCGCTGTCCCGTGACGGCGGTTTCCCGGACCGGGCGTTCGTGTTCGCCAGCACCAGCAAGGTCACGTTCGCCGGGGCGGGCCTGGGCTTCCTGGGCAGCAGCGAGGACAACGTGAAGTGGCTGTCGAAGTACCTGAACGCGCAGAGCATCGGCCCGAACAAGGTCGAGCAGGCGCGTCACGTGAAGTTCCTGCGTGATTACCCGGGCGGGCTGGAGGGCCTGATGGCGGCGCACGCGGCGCTGATCGAACCGAAGTTCCGCGCGGTGAACGAGGTCCTGAGCGAGGAACTCGGCACGGACGGCGCGTTCGCCACCTGGAAGAATCCGCGCGGCGGGTACTTCATCAGCCTGGATACGGCCGAGCCGGTCGCGGACCGCGTGGTGGCCCTGGCCGACGCGGTGGGCGTGAGCCTGACCCCGGCGGGCGCCACGTACCCCGGCGGGAAGGACCCGCACAACAGCAACATCCGCCTCGCGCCGACCCGCCCGCCGGTCGAGGAGGTCTACGTGGCGATGCGCGCCGTGGCCGCCTGCGTGCGTCTGGCGACCGAGGAGTACCGCGCGCGCAGCTGA
- a CDS encoding DUF2259 domain-containing protein, with protein MRRLPAGPRSSLLVPLTLWAALSGGAHANERLPVTGVQFSASGERVMAVVNGEQDGSGFGTARLDVLSTRTGQTLLGRSRTLENGTAAQARAALLTTPPVPAFLRAAGLTGRPASVPRYRRTYPAPYPRWEDAVTAGRTQTTPVRLWTVPVPVRLNVYAVNAVCPYPDMLPPGTRPAGFSLRVNGQVIHTDPLTPARPAAHPLNCAAGYTVERVDVQGNRVLVTLRALTPGFEGPDAVPMFVAALLR; from the coding sequence ATGCGACGACTGCCTGCCGGCCCGCGTTCCAGTCTGCTGGTCCCCCTCACGCTGTGGGCCGCCCTGAGCGGCGGCGCGCACGCCAACGAACGCCTGCCGGTCACCGGAGTCCAGTTCAGCGCCAGCGGCGAGCGGGTCATGGCCGTCGTGAACGGCGAGCAGGACGGCAGCGGCTTCGGCACCGCCCGCCTGGACGTGCTAAGCACCCGCACCGGGCAGACGCTGCTGGGCCGCTCCCGCACCCTGGAAAACGGCACGGCCGCCCAGGCCCGCGCCGCGCTGCTGACCACGCCGCCCGTCCCGGCGTTCCTGCGCGCCGCCGGACTGACCGGCCGCCCCGCCAGCGTGCCCCGCTACCGCCGCACGTACCCGGCCCCGTACCCCCGCTGGGAGGACGCCGTGACCGCCGGGCGCACCCAGACCACGCCCGTGCGCCTCTGGACCGTGCCGGTCCCCGTGCGCCTGAACGTGTACGCCGTGAACGCTGTCTGCCCGTACCCGGACATGCTGCCGCCCGGCACCCGCCCCGCCGGATTCAGTCTCCGCGTGAACGGACAGGTCATCCACACCGATCCCCTCACGCCCGCCCGGCCCGCCGCGCACCCGCTGAACTGCGCCGCCGGGTACACCGTCGAACGCGTGGACGTGCAGGGCAACCGCGTCCTGGTCACCCTGCGCGCCCTGACGCCCGGCTTCGAGGGGCCGGACGCCGTGCCGATGTTCGTCGCTGCGCTCCTCAGGTAG
- a CDS encoding NYN domain-containing protein: MQYIVHRPRVGVFIDTQNLYHSARDLLERTVNFETILNVATEDRELVHAISYTVERENEATARPFIYKLSTLGFKVRRMNLTLHHVTDGGKAIYEGNWDMGIVADMVRMMDHMDIIVLGSGDGDYTDIVEVLQERGKRVEVIAFREHTAQKLIDAADRFTHLPDIENGLMPARTPKASKTEE; this comes from the coding sequence ATGCAGTACATCGTCCACCGTCCGCGCGTCGGGGTGTTCATCGACACCCAGAACCTCTACCACTCGGCCCGTGACCTGCTGGAACGCACCGTGAACTTCGAGACGATCCTGAACGTCGCCACCGAGGACCGCGAACTCGTGCACGCCATCAGCTACACCGTGGAGCGCGAGAACGAGGCGACCGCCCGCCCGTTCATCTACAAACTCTCCACGCTGGGTTTCAAGGTGCGGCGCATGAACCTCACGCTGCACCACGTCACCGACGGCGGTAAGGCCATCTACGAGGGCAACTGGGACATGGGCATCGTGGCCGACATGGTCCGCATGATGGACCACATGGACATCATCGTGCTGGGCAGCGGCGACGGCGACTACACCGACATCGTCGAGGTGTTGCAGGAACGCGGCAAGCGCGTCGAGGTCATCGCGTTCCGCGAGCACACCGCGCAGAAACTCATCGACGCGGCCGACCGCTTCACGCACCTGCCGGACATCGAGAACGGCCTGATGCCCGCCCGCACGCCCAAGGCCAGCAAGACCGAGGAGTAA
- a CDS encoding VOC family protein, whose translation MTSLSPAPGTSPVQGLHHLTVMASDPQRNVDFYTQVLGQRLVKVTVNFDDPGTYHLYYGDQTGQPGTIMTHFPWPGARRGVRGNGEVVALAYSVPAASHTYWQERLAQHGLNATASTRFGQPVLTFEDPDGTWIELAFDDGVPVQPWPASPVPADHELRGFHSVTAWVRDTDAVRQLLVGQLGFTEVGTEADPQGPRTRFRGSGDGVGLFVDVVERPGQPRGTFGAGSVHHVALRTRDDAEQEAYMASLNAAGYRPTPVQDRQYFHSIYFREPNGVLFEIATDAPGFPDDEAVEELGRHLKLPAWFEPQRAQIEAHVPRILNREYGVTIGGRDLSSQPAPTQDEGDGQGVQVVTAGRPLADARVAMVLLHGRGGTAADILSLESQFNLSAFTYLAPQADGNTWYPQSFLAPLAQNQPHLDRALATVDAVMSELAAQGIPASRVVLGGFSQGACLALEYASRTPGLGGVIAFSGGLITLDQTGDLSGTPVFMGVDPRDGHIPLSRFEETVANLRARGANVDARVIPGLGHTINTDELNAARAVMQGIAGAMG comes from the coding sequence ATGACCTCCCTCTCCCCCGCTCCCGGTACCAGCCCCGTCCAGGGCCTGCACCACCTGACCGTCATGGCCAGCGACCCCCAGCGCAACGTGGACTTCTACACGCAGGTGCTCGGGCAGCGGCTGGTGAAGGTCACCGTGAACTTCGACGATCCCGGCACGTACCACCTCTATTACGGCGACCAGACCGGGCAGCCCGGCACGATCATGACCCACTTCCCCTGGCCCGGCGCGCGGCGCGGCGTGCGCGGCAACGGCGAGGTCGTCGCGCTGGCCTACTCGGTCCCGGCCGCCAGCCACACCTACTGGCAGGAGCGCCTCGCGCAGCACGGCCTGAACGCCACGGCCAGCACCCGTTTCGGGCAGCCGGTCCTGACCTTCGAGGACCCGGACGGCACCTGGATCGAACTGGCCTTCGACGACGGCGTGCCCGTGCAGCCCTGGCCCGCCTCGCCCGTCCCGGCCGACCATGAACTGCGCGGCTTTCACTCCGTGACCGCCTGGGTGCGCGACACGGACGCCGTGCGCCAGCTGCTGGTGGGTCAACTGGGCTTCACGGAGGTCGGCACGGAAGCCGACCCACAGGGCCCCCGCACCCGATTCCGGGGCAGCGGCGACGGCGTGGGCCTGTTCGTGGACGTCGTGGAACGGCCGGGCCAGCCGCGCGGCACCTTCGGCGCAGGCAGCGTGCACCACGTGGCCCTGCGCACCCGTGACGACGCCGAGCAGGAGGCGTACATGGCGTCCCTGAACGCCGCCGGGTACCGCCCCACCCCGGTGCAGGACCGCCAGTACTTCCATTCCATCTACTTCCGCGAACCGAACGGCGTGCTGTTCGAGATCGCCACCGACGCCCCCGGCTTCCCCGACGACGAGGCAGTCGAGGAACTCGGGCGGCACCTGAAACTCCCGGCGTGGTTCGAACCGCAGCGCGCGCAGATCGAGGCGCACGTGCCGCGCATCCTGAACCGCGAGTACGGCGTCACCATCGGCGGGCGCGACCTGAGCAGCCAGCCCGCCCCCACGCAGGACGAGGGGGACGGGCAGGGCGTGCAGGTGGTGACCGCCGGGCGCCCCCTGGCCGACGCGCGGGTGGCGATGGTCCTGCTGCACGGGCGCGGCGGCACGGCAGCCGACATCCTGAGCCTGGAAAGCCAGTTCAACCTGAGTGCGTTCACGTACCTCGCGCCGCAGGCCGACGGGAACACCTGGTACCCGCAGTCGTTCCTGGCCCCGCTGGCACAGAACCAGCCGCACCTGGACCGCGCCCTGGCCACCGTGGACGCCGTCATGAGCGAACTGGCCGCGCAGGGCATCCCGGCCAGCCGCGTGGTGCTGGGCGGCTTCAGCCAGGGCGCGTGCCTGGCGCTGGAGTACGCCAGCCGCACGCCGGGCCTGGGCGGCGTGATCGCCTTCAGCGGCGGCCTGATCACCCTCGACCAGACCGGCGACCTGAGCGGCACGCCCGTGTTCATGGGCGTGGACCCCCGCGACGGCCACATTCCCCTGAGCCGTTTCGAGGAGACGGTCGCGAACCTCCGCGCGCGCGGCGCGAACGTGGATGCCCGCGTGATTCCCGGCCTGGGCCACACCATCAACACCGACGAACTGAACGCCGCCCGCGCCGTCATGCAGGGGATCGCTGGCGCGATGGGTTGA
- the queA gene encoding tRNA preQ1(34) S-adenosylmethionine ribosyltransferase-isomerase QueA, with translation MSPVTTLSAEQAAHADATLARLNFDLPPERIAQTGAEPRDASRLMVVGEAVTHHVFRDLPGLLRPGDLLVFNESRVIPARVMARKPVDAAGHGGGQVEVLLLREEDLPDLSAEHGPHLWSAYLKPARRAGNELWLGEGEHRQRARVVGQLEDGARILAFDHDIKPYLDDIGRLPLPPYIDPGSSDDTWRERYQTVYARAPGSVAAPTAGLHFTPDLLSALDAAGVERTTVTLHVGAGTFKPVTGPVADHTMHAERYSVTPEAAQAINHARAAGRRVIAVGTTTVRTLESAWDGTQVRAGEGDTRIFITPGTPVNVPDLLITNLHLPGSTLLLLVAAFAGEDRIRAAYDAALHGEYRFYSLGDAMLLRNVRGTQAAGSGTE, from the coding sequence ATGTCGCCCGTCACCACCCTGAGCGCCGAACAGGCCGCGCACGCCGACGCGACCCTGGCCCGCCTGAACTTCGACCTGCCGCCCGAACGCATCGCGCAGACCGGCGCGGAACCCCGCGACGCCTCCCGCCTGATGGTCGTGGGCGAGGCCGTCACGCACCACGTGTTCCGGGACCTGCCGGGCCTGCTGCGTCCCGGCGACCTGCTGGTGTTCAACGAGAGCCGCGTCATCCCGGCGCGCGTCATGGCCCGCAAACCCGTGGACGCCGCCGGACACGGAGGCGGACAGGTGGAAGTCCTGCTGCTGCGCGAGGAGGACCTGCCGGACCTGAGTGCCGAACACGGCCCGCACCTGTGGAGCGCGTACCTGAAACCCGCCCGCCGCGCCGGCAACGAACTGTGGCTCGGCGAAGGCGAGCACCGCCAGCGCGCCCGCGTGGTCGGACAACTGGAGGACGGCGCCCGCATCCTGGCCTTCGACCACGACATCAAACCCTACCTGGACGACATCGGCCGCCTGCCGCTCCCGCCGTACATCGACCCCGGCAGCAGCGACGACACGTGGCGGGAACGCTACCAGACCGTGTACGCCCGCGCGCCCGGCAGCGTGGCCGCCCCCACCGCCGGCCTGCACTTCACGCCGGACCTGCTCTCGGCACTGGACGCCGCCGGGGTGGAGCGCACCACCGTCACCCTGCACGTCGGGGCCGGCACCTTCAAACCCGTCACCGGACCCGTCGCCGATCACACCATGCACGCCGAACGCTACTCCGTGACACCCGAGGCGGCGCAGGCCATCAACCACGCCCGCGCCGCCGGACGGCGCGTCATCGCGGTCGGCACCACCACCGTCCGCACGCTGGAAAGCGCCTGGGACGGCACGCAGGTTCGCGCGGGCGAGGGCGACACCCGCATCTTCATCACGCCCGGCACGCCCGTGAACGTCCCGGACCTGCTGATCACCAACCTGCACCTGCCCGGCAGCACCCTGCTGCTGCTCGTGGCGGCCTTCGCTGGAGAGGACCGCATCCGCGCCGCCTACGACGCCGCCCTGCACGGCGAGTACCGCTTCTATTCGCTGGGCGACGCGATGCTGCTCAGGAACGTGCGCGGAACGCAGGCGGCGGGCAGCGGGACGGAGTGA
- the recO gene encoding DNA repair protein RecO — MRSRTANRSGVVIRRRVTPAGDILLSLLTPQGKLKAVARGGVRGPLASRLNLFHHVHVQVYQGPHNDLASVQQAVLEGALPTLAQPERYAFAHLMAEFADALFQEGEFSEQAFELFAGALRGVAHQPDPEWVALVMSYKLLALAGFVPQTAHCARCRAPEPAHPDPLGGQLLCRDCAALPAYPPDALEFLRGVARRTVRASMDAPLPPALRPALWRALERFVTVQIGNVQSWRQLVPYAEPAPTL, encoded by the coding sequence TTGAGGTCCCGCACCGCCAACCGCAGCGGCGTCGTCATCCGCCGCCGCGTGACGCCCGCCGGGGACATCCTGCTCTCGCTGCTGACCCCGCAGGGCAAGCTGAAGGCCGTGGCGCGCGGCGGGGTGCGCGGCCCGCTCGCCAGCCGCCTGAACCTGTTTCACCACGTGCACGTGCAGGTCTACCAGGGACCTCACAACGACCTCGCCAGCGTGCAGCAGGCCGTGCTGGAGGGCGCGCTGCCCACCCTGGCGCAGCCGGAACGCTACGCCTTCGCGCACCTGATGGCCGAATTCGCCGACGCGCTGTTCCAGGAAGGCGAGTTCAGCGAGCAGGCCTTCGAGCTGTTCGCGGGCGCGCTGCGCGGCGTGGCGCACCAGCCGGATCCGGAATGGGTGGCGCTGGTCATGAGTTACAAACTGCTGGCCCTGGCCGGGTTCGTCCCGCAGACCGCGCACTGCGCCCGCTGCCGCGCGCCCGAACCGGCGCACCCGGACCCGCTGGGCGGGCAACTGCTGTGCCGTGACTGCGCCGCGCTGCCCGCCTACCCGCCCGACGCGCTGGAGTTCCTGCGGGGCGTGGCCCGCCGCACCGTGCGCGCCAGCATGGACGCCCCGCTGCCCCCCGCGCTGCGGCCCGCGCTGTGGCGGGCGCTGGAACGCTTCGTGACCGTGCAGATCGGGAACGTGCAGTCCTGGCGGCAACTCGTGCCGTACGCGGAACCCGCGCCCACCCTGTAG
- a CDS encoding MarR family transcriptional regulator produces MPNRYAGSPEDRAALDAYVKLWRASHAVEVASNRHLAAHNLTISQFGVIEALYHLGPLSQRELAEKILRSSGNLTMVIDNLERDGLVRRDRDEVDRRIMRVSLTPDGEALIGRVLPAHVAGIREVFSVLTGEERAQLTSLSKKLGLALREREQAEPVGAGRRRGARSSA; encoded by the coding sequence ATGCCGAACCGTTACGCTGGCTCACCCGAGGACCGAGCGGCGTTGGACGCCTACGTGAAACTGTGGCGCGCGTCTCACGCCGTGGAGGTCGCCTCCAACCGGCACCTGGCCGCGCACAACCTGACCATCAGCCAGTTCGGGGTGATCGAGGCGCTGTACCACCTGGGGCCGCTGAGTCAGCGGGAGCTGGCCGAGAAGATCCTGCGGTCGAGCGGGAACCTGACCATGGTGATCGACAACCTGGAACGCGACGGTCTGGTGCGCCGCGACCGGGACGAGGTGGACCGCCGGATCATGCGGGTGTCGCTGACCCCGGACGGCGAGGCGCTGATCGGGCGGGTGCTGCCGGCGCACGTGGCGGGCATCCGCGAGGTGTTCTCGGTCCTGACGGGCGAGGAACGCGCCCAGCTGACCAGCCTGTCGAAGAAGCTGGGGCTGGCGCTGAGGGAGCGTGAGCAAGCTGAGCCCGTCGGGGCGGGCAGGCGCCGGGGGGCGCGCAGCAGCGCCTGA
- a CDS encoding GNAT family N-acetyltransferase, whose protein sequence is MNEHTLPSAQDTPADLSFRDLSFRDLGTAGYAALLTLAHPEKPTDAVSLERLAAGRLPGEHHSQRGAFLGGALVGAVQTGVPGMDNHDGWLDLTVTLHPEYRRSALADSLVEYGLDVLRAAGARVAVTRLREGWWETGHLLRRGWAEHDRMWSSVLDLRTVDFAAFADEEARALASGVRVVSLADLTAPGADPWDTQPHEHYDLIRALLTDVPSATPVQVWPFEVWQMRMPQRELDPRGLMIAVAPDGTWVGTSQLAQVLTAQPGHLHNGLTGVRREWRGHGLGLALKLAAARAALARGFTHSHTGNHTGNAPMLAINDRLGFTREAAMVTLKRAVEGGQ, encoded by the coding sequence ATGAACGAGCACACGCTGCCCTCCGCGCAGGACACCCCTGCCGACCTGTCGTTCCGGGATCTGTCGTTTCGTGACCTGGGAACCGCTGGGTACGCGGCGCTGCTGACCCTGGCGCACCCGGAGAAACCCACGGACGCCGTGAGCCTGGAGCGGCTGGCGGCGGGACGACTGCCGGGAGAGCATCACTCGCAGCGCGGGGCGTTCCTGGGCGGCGCACTGGTCGGGGCGGTGCAGACGGGCGTGCCGGGCATGGACAACCACGACGGGTGGCTGGACCTGACGGTCACGCTGCACCCGGAGTACCGCCGCTCCGCGCTGGCTGACTCACTGGTCGAGTACGGCCTGGACGTGCTGCGCGCGGCGGGCGCGCGGGTGGCCGTCACGCGCCTGCGGGAGGGCTGGTGGGAGACCGGGCACCTGCTGCGGCGCGGCTGGGCGGAACACGACCGCATGTGGAGCAGCGTCCTGGACCTGCGTACCGTGGATTTCGCGGCGTTCGCGGACGAGGAAGCCCGCGCCCTGGCGAGCGGGGTGCGCGTCGTGTCGCTGGCCGACCTGACCGCCCCCGGCGCGGACCCCTGGGACACGCAGCCGCACGAGCATTACGACCTGATCCGCGCCCTGCTGACCGACGTGCCCAGCGCGACGCCCGTGCAGGTCTGGCCGTTTGAGGTCTGGCAGATGCGGATGCCGCAGCGCGAACTGGACCCGCGCGGCCTGATGATTGCCGTCGCCCCGGACGGCACGTGGGTGGGCACCAGTCAGCTGGCGCAGGTGCTGACCGCCCAGCCGGGCCACCTGCACAACGGCCTGACCGGCGTGCGCCGCGAGTGGCGCGGCCACGGCCTTGGCCTCGCCCTGAAACTCGCGGCGGCCCGCGCGGCCCTGGCACGCGGCTTCACGCACTCGCACACCGGCAACCACACCGGGAACGCCCCCATGCTGGCCATCAACGACCGCCTGGGCTTCACGCGCGAGGCGGCCATGGTCACCCTGAAGCGGGCCGTGGAGGGTGGTCAGTAG